The DNA sequence ATGAAAGTGAATTTTAATAATTCTAACCTTCATTCAGGAAAGATTTTAATAAAGGCTGAGAATATTAATTTCAAATACAATGAAAAATTTCTTTGGCCGGCAGATCTTACTCTGGAAATCAGAAGTGGAGACCGTATTTCCATAAAAGGTTCTAATGGATCAGGAAAAACAACTTTGATTAAGCTTTTAATTGGAGCCCTGGAATCTTCCAAAGGTTCTATAGCAAGAACCGATTTTAATACATTATATATTGATCAGGAGTATTCATTGATCGCCAGGGAAATAACAATTTATGAGTTTGCTCAAAAATTTAACGATCACGCATTGCAGGAATCGGAAGTGAAGACGATATTATCTAGATTTTTATTCGGAAAAGAAACCTGGGATAAAAAGGGGGAGATGTTAAGTGGAGGAGAACGTTTAAGACTTTTGCTCTGCGGACTTTCGATCAGTAATAAAGCTCCCGATGTTATTGTTCTGGATGAACCTACGAATAATTTAGATCTTCAAAATGTGGAAATTCTAACGAATTCTATTAAGGATTATAAGGGAACACTCTTAGTAATTTCCCATGATGAAATTTTTCTGGAGGAGATCGGGATAGAAAAGGAGATTATTTTAGATTAATAAAGATTTTTGTTAATCTCAAAGACGCAAATTATATTATAAGGTATATATTTTTAATGTGCAAGGATTTTATTTGTGATGACCATCTATAATGTAACTTTTGTCATTCCGTAGGGAACTAAGTAGTCAATATGAAAGTAGTAGCTTAGATTCTTACAGAATGACAATTTTACATATTATTTGATCTCAATATTGGGTAATTGATAATTCCCAACAGCTTCTATTAGTTTGGAAGTGTCATTTTTTAGGTTGTTAAAAAACTTCTCTATATTTTCTTTATAGCCTCTTTCGCTAACAGCAAAAAGTAAAACTCCTTTGTTTTTATTATTTGAAATAAGCTTATAACGATAAACATTTCTTTCCGCAATAAGTATTTCTTTTCCATCTTTTGAATTTTCAGTAATAAGAAAGTCTAATATATATTCTCCATTATTTTCATAAGTTTTGTAATTGACAACCGGATTTGATTTCTTCAGATTCTCAAGTTCAGTTACTTTTTGATCAATTACATCTTCAGGCTTTAGATTTCCCTGGATATAATCAATCATAACTAAAGTATTGTATTTTTCAATTTTTTCATTTGGACTTAAGTACTCTTGCTTATAGTAGTTGTCATTTGGATGAGAACTCCATACTAGGTTGTAAGATTTATTATCAATTTTGAGAGGTCCGGGGATATTGAGATAATCATTGATTTTATTCTGTGCTTTTAAAGGAAGTGCCGAGCAGAAGAATAGAACTACAAGAAGTATTAATTTTTTAGACATATTTGTTTTCGTTTTTGTCGTTATTTAGGGCTAAATATACAACAATCAAAAAGGATTAATGGAAGTGATCTACAAATGACTTTCGATCCACACATAAATTTCATTCAGCACCTCTTCTCTTATTTCTTCATTCATGATTTCATGCCGCATTTCAGGATAGATTTTAAAATTGACTTGAGTAAATTCATCCTTTTTTAAATTATTTACCGTTTGCATAACCCCTTTTCCAAAATCTCCAATCGGATCATCCTTACCACTTATAAATAAAAAGGGTAGCGATTTAGCAATAGGCTCTGCCCAATTTCTTTTTGTAGCTTTATTATACAGTTTAAATAAGGTGTAAAAAGCATTGTTGGTGAAAGGAATCCCGGAAAGTTCATCATGAGTAAACGCATCTCTGTTGGCCTGATTAATACTCAGCCAGCTTGTATCACTGAAATTTTTATCTTTTTTAAAATGGCTGTTGTTAACAAAATTAAAAAGCGAATTGAAAAATGTTTTTTGATGGGGTGCTATTTTGTTAGCTATTGAAAAATAAGTGTTCAAGAGAGTAATCCCGGCTAGAGGGCCTCCGGTACCTACGATAATGGCTCCGGCCAATTGATTTCCCATTCTCTGAAGAAGACAACGGGTAACAAAAGAT is a window from the Chryseobacterium sp. T16E-39 genome containing:
- a CDS encoding alpha/beta fold hydrolase encodes the protein MGTLHQSGYLSKNTNDQPKLFYNLFIPETHAIKATLLIIHGMQEHSGRYSEIAEYFAKQGIAVLTYDHLGHGKSVNEKKDIGFFQLNKPDKKLIYDAEMMSNHLASQYPEVPHFVLGHSMGSFVTRCLLQRMGNQLAGAIIVGTGGPLAGITLLNTYFSIANKIAPHQKTFFNSLFNFVNNSHFKKDKNFSDTSWLSINQANRDAFTHDELSGIPFTNNAFYTLFKLYNKATKRNWAEPIAKSLPFLFISGKDDPIGDFGKGVMQTVNNLKKDEFTQVNFKIYPEMRHEIMNEEIREEVLNEIYVWIESHL